Proteins from a genomic interval of Francisella salimarina:
- a CDS encoding contractile injection system protein, VgrG/Pvc8 family, with protein MSTPLTIELFNESTTLDLQVNELTIKSAINELFEVSLSCGVPVSDDLLAKLDNYADFILSINGDFGNPKFELELQSYDINYQPNTDIQILELKLTDRYAKFRKLDYKGAFYYHNLNDIWLKFYDGFKDRLNRKISDNILFDSNNTDKYPTHPIYVQYNETHWNFLTRTLLEHGVNYNFVASQDGFNFVMYNTNEDITKFIQSDKSNSIDELYSYNLKLDANIKNKDDTVLAYNIIPAKSGYVANKDIKDFCNYHNKEKQRLTLRPKKFIKNINFIHHNPYTPESFLISKATLDSKFPITQDFKSRFNTLTQSQLDECLDTQKNVLSSLDAEQLICNISKVFLLAGAKLDISGNNKLESREHIVTSSLVKLSASTSTDKVIGATPKKNYNVITTLISQDIHIDYHQEAPEQPQISSLVGVFPYLAESSTNHDVVDPDDIGNVRVKLPLDYEVCPNNEKDIRYYVPRISDYGDTNSSHSVQLYRESELLLMFIDGNPNKPIIYGALSHGQTSDQSMKDHHNRHVKEWGQGSGFGYSSDAKGTNDIFIKSQHNDGIAWVAQSNHGSKNELSLDQLFASTSNRSDSAIGEYQHFYGYDDNTNFAANHHKSIKPKTAVEDMLKTKQETLQNKK; from the coding sequence ATGTCTACCCCACTAACGATAGAGTTATTCAATGAGTCTACAACTTTAGATTTACAAGTTAATGAACTAACCATCAAATCAGCTATTAATGAACTCTTTGAAGTTAGCCTTAGCTGTGGTGTTCCAGTTAGTGATGATTTACTTGCAAAGTTAGATAACTATGCAGATTTTATCCTAAGCATAAATGGCGATTTCGGTAATCCTAAATTTGAATTAGAATTACAATCTTACGATATTAATTATCAACCTAATACCGATATTCAAATCTTAGAACTTAAACTAACAGATAGATATGCTAAGTTTAGAAAACTAGACTATAAAGGAGCTTTTTATTATCATAATCTCAATGATATTTGGTTAAAGTTTTATGATGGGTTTAAAGATAGACTTAATAGAAAAATATCAGATAATATATTATTTGACTCTAATAATACTGACAAATACCCTACCCATCCTATTTATGTACAATATAATGAAACACATTGGAATTTCTTAACTAGAACTCTGCTAGAGCACGGTGTTAATTATAACTTTGTTGCTAGTCAAGATGGTTTTAATTTTGTTATGTATAATACTAATGAAGATATAACTAAATTTATCCAAAGTGACAAATCTAATAGCATAGATGAACTTTATAGTTACAATCTCAAACTCGATGCTAATATCAAAAATAAAGATGATACGGTTCTAGCTTACAATATTATCCCAGCAAAATCTGGGTATGTGGCAAATAAAGATATTAAAGACTTTTGTAATTATCATAATAAAGAAAAACAACGACTTACTCTTCGTCCCAAGAAATTCATAAAAAATATTAACTTTATTCATCATAATCCATATACTCCTGAAAGTTTTTTGATTAGTAAAGCGACTTTGGATTCTAAATTCCCTATAACTCAAGACTTTAAATCTAGATTTAATACTCTTACTCAATCACAATTAGATGAATGCTTAGATACACAAAAGAATGTATTAAGTAGCTTAGATGCTGAACAGCTTATTTGTAATATTAGTAAGGTATTTTTATTGGCTGGGGCTAAACTAGATATATCTGGCAATAACAAACTTGAATCTAGAGAACATATTGTAACTTCAAGTTTAGTTAAGTTATCAGCTAGTACATCAACCGATAAAGTTATTGGAGCTACTCCTAAAAAGAACTACAATGTTATAACTACACTAATATCTCAAGATATTCATATAGACTATCATCAAGAAGCTCCCGAACAACCGCAGATTAGTAGTTTAGTGGGAGTATTTCCATATCTTGCCGAGTCTAGTACAAATCATGATGTAGTTGATCCTGATGATATAGGTAATGTTAGAGTTAAATTACCTCTAGATTACGAAGTTTGCCCTAATAATGAAAAAGATATTCGTTATTATGTACCCCGTATATCAGATTATGGAGATACTAACTCTAGTCATAGTGTACAGTTATATCGAGAAAGTGAGCTACTATTGATGTTTATAGATGGTAATCCTAACAAACCGATTATTTATGGTGCTTTATCACATGGTCAAACATCTGACCAATCAATGAAAGATCATCATAATAGACATGTTAAAGAATGGGGACAAGGCTCTGGTTTTGGATATTCATCTGATGCTAAAGGTACTAATGATATATTTATCAAATCTCAACATAATGATGGTATAGCTTGGGTAGCTCAAAGTAATCATGGTTCTAAGAATGAATTATCTTTAGATCAGCTATTTGCTAGTACTTCAAATAGAAGCGATTCAGCTATTGGAGAATATCAACACTTCTACGGCTATGATGACAATACAAACTTTGCTGCCAATCATCATAAATCAATCAAGCCAAAAACTGCGGTTGAAGATATGCTCAAAACAAAGCAAGAAACTTTACAAAATAAAAAATAG
- the tssH gene encoding type VI secretion system ATPase TssH, producing the protein MSVLVELKTLVKQLNKKLTVSLESAVGLCMSQGNYEITLEHWLIKILSDEQPNDFTQILEHYDISIPDVVRELQINLRDFETGNSGKPLFSPLLLEIIQDAWTIGSLQFHAENIRSGYVFLALLNKKALLSQMNLLESLKIISKNKLIEDFDNFVATSSEKDQVKKTTKVESSKDSDSAIEKYCEDLTQKALDGKIDPVFGRETELDQMLDIFCRRRKNNPILVGEPGVGKTAVVEGLALRIAENDVPDVLKNTKILSLDITLLEAGASVKGEFEKRLTAVIDEIKSSEVPLIVFIDEAHRLIGAGGQAGNDAANILKPALSRGELRTVAATTWKEYKQYFEKDPALTRRFQLVKLDAPNDDMTVTILRGLKSRYTQNHGVVIRDDALRMAVNLSSKYITGKNQPDKAIDLIDTCAARVKVSMSSSPSIINHAIKDIGAYERELEGLLEDEARGVDTDKNSIEALKNKIDNLNQQIKINQEQWLKEKEIIQELQSVHDLILETDDETILSELIEQRSSLTNQLEQAQDDAPMVFFEVSPDTVAKVVSDWTGVPLGKVLRDESQSLLTLDETLCKRIKGQDQAMLQVAQHLKMSKAGLKTPEQPMGVFLLVGPSGAGKTETALTVADTLFGGESSMCTINMGEYQERHTISRLIGSPPGYVGFGEGGVLTEAVRQRPYSVVLLDEVEKASLDVMNLFYQVFDKGSLTDGEGKEIDFSNTVIFLTSNLATHEITELTLQDPNISMQDLVAKIRPVLSNWFKPALLARTTIIPYFILTNEALKEIATLKLNKFAKQLRKTNKIELTYSNSVLENIADRCKEVETGARNIDMILKANVMPKLSEKLLLAMCDDAQIKSIHIDIDENSEFIYEIKFN; encoded by the coding sequence ATGTCTGTTTTAGTAGAACTCAAAACTTTAGTAAAGCAATTAAATAAAAAACTAACAGTTTCATTAGAATCTGCAGTTGGCTTGTGTATGTCACAAGGTAATTATGAGATTACTTTAGAGCATTGGTTAATAAAAATTTTATCAGATGAACAACCAAATGATTTTACTCAAATCTTAGAACATTATGATATATCAATTCCAGATGTAGTTAGAGAGTTACAAATTAATTTAAGAGACTTTGAAACTGGAAACTCTGGCAAGCCTTTATTTTCACCTCTTCTTTTAGAAATTATTCAAGATGCTTGGACTATAGGATCACTGCAATTTCATGCGGAAAACATTAGGTCTGGCTATGTTTTTTTAGCTTTATTAAATAAAAAAGCTCTTTTATCACAAATGAATCTGCTTGAGTCACTTAAGATAATATCTAAAAATAAGCTTATCGAAGATTTTGATAACTTTGTTGCTACTAGTTCAGAAAAAGATCAAGTTAAAAAAACTACTAAAGTAGAATCTTCTAAAGATAGTGACTCAGCAATAGAAAAATACTGTGAAGATTTAACTCAAAAAGCATTAGATGGTAAAATTGATCCAGTATTTGGTAGAGAAACAGAATTAGATCAAATGCTTGATATATTTTGTCGTCGCCGAAAAAATAATCCTATATTAGTTGGAGAACCCGGAGTAGGTAAAACAGCCGTTGTTGAAGGTCTGGCTCTGAGAATAGCTGAAAATGATGTTCCTGATGTTCTTAAGAATACAAAAATTTTATCATTAGATATCACCCTTCTTGAAGCTGGTGCAAGTGTCAAAGGAGAGTTTGAAAAACGTTTAACTGCTGTAATAGATGAAATAAAATCATCTGAAGTTCCACTTATTGTATTTATCGATGAAGCTCATCGATTAATTGGAGCTGGTGGTCAAGCAGGTAATGATGCTGCTAATATTTTAAAACCAGCACTTTCAAGAGGTGAGTTAAGAACTGTTGCTGCAACCACATGGAAAGAGTACAAACAATATTTTGAAAAAGACCCTGCTTTGACACGTAGATTCCAATTAGTCAAACTAGATGCTCCAAATGATGATATGACTGTGACTATACTTAGAGGTCTAAAATCAAGATATACTCAAAATCATGGTGTAGTTATTCGAGATGATGCCTTGAGAATGGCTGTGAATCTTTCTTCTAAATATATAACAGGTAAAAATCAACCAGATAAAGCTATTGATTTGATTGATACTTGCGCTGCTAGAGTTAAAGTTTCAATGAGTTCTAGCCCTAGTATCATTAATCATGCTATTAAAGATATTGGAGCATATGAAAGAGAGCTTGAAGGTCTACTAGAAGATGAGGCTAGAGGCGTAGATACAGACAAGAATAGTATAGAAGCTCTAAAAAATAAAATTGATAACCTAAACCAGCAAATTAAAATCAATCAAGAGCAATGGCTAAAAGAAAAGGAAATAATACAAGAATTACAAAGTGTTCATGATTTGATATTAGAAACTGATGATGAAACAATCTTGTCTGAACTAATCGAACAGCGTAGCTCCTTGACTAATCAATTAGAGCAAGCTCAAGATGATGCTCCTATGGTATTTTTTGAAGTATCTCCTGATACTGTTGCTAAAGTTGTTTCTGACTGGACAGGCGTCCCCCTTGGTAAAGTCCTAAGAGATGAGTCTCAGAGTTTGCTGACGTTGGATGAGACATTATGCAAACGAATAAAGGGTCAAGATCAAGCAATGCTTCAAGTTGCTCAACACTTGAAAATGTCTAAAGCAGGTCTTAAAACACCAGAGCAACCTATGGGAGTGTTTCTCTTAGTTGGACCAAGTGGTGCTGGTAAAACTGAGACAGCACTAACTGTAGCTGATACTTTATTCGGTGGAGAAAGCTCCATGTGTACGATTAACATGGGAGAGTATCAAGAAAGGCATACAATTAGTAGATTGATAGGATCTCCTCCAGGATATGTAGGTTTTGGTGAAGGTGGCGTGCTTACAGAAGCTGTTCGTCAAAGACCATATAGTGTTGTTTTATTAGATGAAGTTGAGAAAGCTTCTTTAGATGTTATGAATCTTTTTTATCAGGTATTTGATAAGGGCTCTTTAACAGATGGAGAAGGCAAAGAAATTGATTTTAGCAATACTGTTATTTTTCTAACAAGTAATCTTGCAACTCATGAAATTACTGAACTAACATTACAAGATCCTAATATTTCTATGCAAGATTTAGTTGCAAAGATCAGGCCAGTCTTAAGTAATTGGTTTAAACCAGCACTCCTAGCTAGAACAACAATTATTCCATATTTCATATTGACTAATGAAGCACTAAAGGAGATAGCTACACTTAAATTAAACAAATTTGCAAAACAACTAAGAAAAACAAATAAAATAGAACTTACATATAGTAATAGTGTCTTAGAAAATATTGCAGATAGATGCAAAGAAGTAGAAACAGGCGCAAGAAATATCGATATGATTCTAAAAGCTAATGTAATGCCAAAACTTTCTGAAAAGCTACTTTTGGCCATGTGTGATGACGCACAAATAAAATCAATCCATATTGATATTGATGAAAATAGTGAATTTATATATGAAATCAAATTTAATTAA
- a CDS encoding serine/threonine-protein kinase, translating to MAEENNNQEENKKTTTAKRSTTKKPTSATTKKTTSTTKAKTTTARAKSSTTKTTATKKATGTTKTKSAATRAKSSATKTTAAKAKGSTKTTPESSTTTVKSITEDKISKPERNASGLASDFLKKQATGKVANITSNKADSNLTKESSTQVKDEKEEPKDKSKIVKADTDKTITIIEQPSKSKPKIQQKESKIISIDSDATLTAGTSTNLSIGNKDKKLAYQMLDEKRVLNDRFQLEDIIGIGGMGIVYRATDIIRQQVKPNNCSVAIKVLSQDVKKYKQAFLALQREAYKEQQLSHPNVIKVYDFNRCDDAVYKVMELIDGIHLKEWMKEARNSGKAKPNCENYIKQVKHIINEVAKGLEYVHNQGIVHSDLKPSNIFVLENGDIKIFDFGIARTIKTTNFNQKDPDASIFDPTTFAAFTPKYASYEMLTRQAPSPADDVYALGCIMYEMLTGHHPYNGKNAKDALELEMSPEKPNDIDSDLQDLVMSMLELKKEDRIQSMTEILDKLNQQYLPSLENQNHYDTSYTVDTNSLIINKPFILTISLLLGVANLYGLSTWFKPKSETYVITDPVEVKEAVAENTTESRQIIGTTPGCESIISSVDPNGEKCLLSLKTDNGNVYRLNMLVFSGEDGNYAISKDPLNNISVSSLGEHLTTEEQENPLAVHKFTKQSLQTFYIRTVSLYGNLGLATPKQIVSLSNNGQKICDNSASSPNSLDFLGRDYGEAVIKGGSSFDVLSVTKDCNIKSTPLTDYNGKNIITRLVWKPTR from the coding sequence ATGGCTGAAGAAAATAATAATCAAGAAGAAAATAAAAAAACAACTACAGCTAAGCGTAGTACTACAAAAAAGCCTACTTCGGCAACTACTAAAAAAACAACAAGTACTACAAAAGCTAAAACCACAACAGCTAGAGCAAAATCAAGTACTACAAAGACCACAGCTACTAAAAAAGCTACGGGGACCACAAAAACTAAAAGCGCTGCAACTAGAGCAAAATCAAGTGCTACTAAAACTACAGCTGCTAAAGCTAAAGGGAGTACAAAAACCACACCTGAATCAAGCACCACTACAGTCAAATCTATAACTGAAGATAAGATTTCTAAACCTGAACGAAATGCTTCTGGGTTAGCGAGTGATTTTTTGAAAAAGCAAGCTACAGGCAAAGTAGCAAATATTACTAGTAATAAAGCTGATTCAAATTTAACGAAAGAATCTTCTACTCAAGTCAAAGATGAAAAAGAAGAACCAAAAGATAAATCTAAAATAGTCAAAGCAGACACCGATAAAACCATTACTATCATTGAACAGCCATCCAAAAGTAAACCTAAAATTCAACAAAAAGAATCAAAAATTATTAGCATTGATAGCGATGCTACTTTAACTGCTGGAACAAGCACAAACCTTTCAATAGGTAATAAAGATAAAAAACTTGCCTATCAAATGCTTGATGAGAAAAGAGTTTTGAATGATAGATTTCAACTAGAGGATATCATTGGTATTGGTGGTATGGGGATAGTATATCGAGCTACAGATATTATCCGTCAGCAGGTAAAACCAAACAACTGCTCTGTTGCTATCAAGGTACTTAGCCAAGATGTCAAAAAATATAAACAAGCATTTTTAGCTCTACAAAGAGAAGCTTACAAAGAACAACAATTATCTCATCCTAATGTTATTAAAGTATATGATTTCAATAGATGCGATGATGCTGTATATAAGGTTATGGAGCTAATCGATGGTATTCACCTTAAAGAATGGATGAAAGAAGCTCGCAATAGCGGAAAAGCAAAACCTAATTGTGAAAACTACATCAAACAAGTCAAACATATTATAAATGAGGTGGCTAAGGGACTAGAGTATGTACATAATCAAGGTATTGTACACTCTGATCTTAAACCATCTAATATTTTTGTGCTAGAAAATGGCGATATTAAGATTTTTGATTTTGGTATTGCAAGAACAATAAAAACAACAAATTTTAATCAAAAAGATCCTGATGCTTCTATTTTTGATCCAACAACATTTGCCGCATTCACTCCTAAATATGCTAGTTATGAAATGCTAACTAGACAAGCACCCTCTCCTGCTGATGATGTGTATGCACTAGGGTGTATCATGTATGAAATGCTTACAGGACATCACCCGTATAATGGCAAAAATGCCAAAGATGCTTTAGAACTAGAGATGTCCCCAGAGAAGCCGAATGATATAGATAGTGATCTACAAGATTTAGTTATGTCTATGCTTGAACTCAAAAAAGAAGATCGTATACAGAGTATGACAGAAATTTTGGATAAATTAAATCAACAATATTTGCCTAGCCTTGAAAATCAAAATCATTATGATACCTCATATACTGTTGATACGAATTCTCTGATTATAAATAAGCCTTTTATCTTAACTATTTCACTATTACTAGGGGTCGCTAACTTATATGGATTAAGCACATGGTTTAAACCTAAGAGTGAAACTTATGTTATTACTGATCCAGTAGAAGTAAAAGAAGCAGTTGCTGAAAATACTACTGAAAGTAGGCAAATAATAGGTACAACACCTGGGTGTGAAAGTATAATTTCCTCAGTAGACCCTAATGGTGAAAAATGTCTGTTATCTCTAAAGACTGATAATGGTAACGTTTATAGACTTAATATGTTAGTTTTTAGTGGAGAGGATGGGAACTATGCAATATCAAAAGATCCATTGAATAATATTAGTGTATCGTCTTTAGGAGAGCATCTAACAACTGAGGAGCAAGAAAATCCTCTAGCTGTACATAAATTCACAAAACAAAGCTTACAAACATTCTATATACGTACAGTTTCTTTATATGGTAATTTAGGTTTAGCGACACCTAAGCAAATTGTATCACTTTCTAATAATGGTCAAAAAATATGTGATAACTCAGCATCTTCTCCTAATAGTTTAGACTTTTTGGGTAGGGACTATGGAGAGGCTGTTATCAAGGGAGGGAGTAGCTTTGATGTATTATCTGTTACTAAAGACTGTAATATCAAGTCAACTCCTCTAACAGATTATAATGGTAAAAATATTATTACAAGACTGGTTTGGAAGCCAACAAGATAA
- a CDS encoding tetratricopeptide repeat protein, which produces MKKTLFITSLLAISTYSFASMEDCTIASLKKDYNKAIEECLPYAEKDNIDAQVLITNAYAQIEDYKDALKHGLKVDNYYSKKTVPTNKNELKSYTGTLTGIGNIYYFGQAGKADKTKGLEYITKAANLGNDYAQYQLGTFYVVDESDPSQNIATAYKWFKISDINKNQESKSDSYTNQLMQFAKDKPMSYCIAMGEQLVAQAYIDGSAGLPKDNSKAKEYLNQAIVLYQDNKPTAENTKYCPTGADKLNLESAKKELDSL; this is translated from the coding sequence ATGAAAAAAACATTATTTATTACATCACTGCTAGCAATTTCAACTTACTCATTTGCGAGTATGGAAGATTGTACAATTGCTTCTTTAAAAAAAGATTACAATAAAGCTATTGAAGAGTGTCTACCATATGCAGAAAAAGATAATATAGATGCTCAAGTTTTAATAACAAATGCGTATGCTCAAATTGAAGATTACAAAGATGCTTTAAAACATGGGTTAAAAGTAGATAATTACTATAGTAAAAAAACAGTTCCAACAAATAAAAATGAATTGAAATCATATACTGGAACATTAACAGGTATAGGCAATATCTACTACTTTGGACAAGCTGGCAAAGCAGATAAAACTAAAGGGCTAGAATATATAACTAAAGCCGCTAATTTGGGTAATGATTATGCTCAGTATCAATTAGGCACGTTTTATGTAGTTGATGAAAGCGACCCAAGCCAAAATATAGCTACAGCTTATAAGTGGTTTAAAATATCAGATATAAATAAAAATCAAGAAAGTAAAAGCGATAGCTATACAAATCAGCTAATGCAGTTTGCAAAAGATAAGCCAATGTCATACTGTATAGCTATGGGCGAACAATTAGTAGCACAGGCATATATAGATGGTTCTGCTGGACTACCAAAAGATAACTCAAAAGCTAAAGAATATCTAAATCAAGCTATAGTACTATACCAAGATAACAAACCTACAGCTGAAAACACTAAATACTGCCCTACTGGTGCTGACAAACTAAACCTAGAATCTGCT